In the Anastrepha obliqua isolate idAnaObli1 chromosome 1, idAnaObli1_1.0, whole genome shotgun sequence genome, one interval contains:
- the LOC129249383 gene encoding probable cleavage and polyadenylation specificity factor subunit 2: protein MTSIIKLHTISGAMDESPPCYILQIDEVRILLDCGWDEKFDPNLIKELKRHVHTIDAVLLSHPDVFHLGALPYLVGKLGMNCPIYATIPVYKMGQMFMYDLYMSHYNMYDFDLFSLDDVDAAFDKIIQLKYNQTVPLKGKGYGITVTPLPAGHMIGGTIWKILKVGEEDIVYATDFNHKKERHLNGCELERLQRPSLLITDAYNAQYQQARRRARDEKLMTNILQTVRNNGNVLIAVDTAGRVLELAHMLDQLWKNKESGLMAYSLAMLNNVSYNVIEFAKSQIEWMSDKLMKTFEGARNNPFQFRHMQLCHNLAELAKMPSPKVVLASTPDMECGFTRELFVQWAANPLNSIIITSRSSHGTLAMDLIENASPGRKVELDVRRRIELEGAELEEYLRTQGEKLNRLIVKQDVEEESSSDSDDDIEMSVITGKHDIVVRPEGRHHSGFFKSTKKHYAMFPFHEEKIKCDEYGEIINLDDYRISDLGFEATVDEHNKENIKKEEPKENKPSTNDVQLLEKPTKCTSQRKTIEINAQIQRIDFEGRSDGESMLKILSQLRPRRVIVVHGTEDATSVVAKHCQQNIGARVFTPQKGETIDATTESHIYQVRLTEGLVAQLQFQKGKDAEVAWVDARIGVRSQAIDMSTTQNDSDNMDVEVSDDKTLTLETLQTDEIPVHNAVLINELKLSDFKQVLMRNNISSEFSGGVLWCANGTLALRRMDTGKVTMEGCISEEYYKIRELLYDQYAIV from the exons ATGACCTCTATAATAAAACTTCACACAATATCCGGTGCAATGGACGAGTCGCCTCCTTGCTATATACTGCAAATTGACGAGGTGCGGATTCTGCTCGATTGCGGATGGGACGAGAAATTCGATCCCAACCTAATCAAAGAGTTAAAAAG ACATGTACACACAATCGACGCGGTGCTTTTGTCACATCCAGATGTGTTCCATTTAGGTGCGCTACCCTACCTTGTTGGCAAGCTCGGCATGAATTGTCCAATCTATGCTACCATTCCGGTGTACAAAATGGGCCAAATGTTTATGTACGATTTGTATATGTCGCATTATAACATGTatgattttgatttattttcgcTGGACGATGTGGATGCAGCATTTGATAAAATCATTCAACTTAAATACAATCAAACTGTGCCTCTAAAAG GTAAAGGCTACGGCATCACCGTGACGCCACTTCCTGCGGGCCATATGATCGGCGGCACTATCTGGAAGATTCTAAAAGTTGGCGAGGAAGATATTGTATATGCAACAGATTTCAATCATAAAAAAGAACGTCATCTGAATGGATGTGAGCTGGAGCGCCTTCAGCGCCCTTCGCTACTAATTACGGATGCTTACAATGCACAGTACCAACAGGCACGACGTCGAGCACGTGATGAAAAGCTGATGACAAACATTCTGCAGACTGTACGCAATAATGGCAATGTTCTTATTGCGGTTGATACAGCGGGCCGAGTGCTAGAGTTGGCGCATATGCTTGATCAACTTTGGAAGAATAAAGAATCTGGTTTGATGGCATACTCCCTggcaatgttgaataatgttagtTATAATGTAATTGAATTTGCGAAATCGCAAATTGAGTGGATGAGTGATAAGCTGATGAAAACTTTCGAAGGTGCACGAAACAATCCCTTTCAGTTTCGTCACATGCAGCTTTGTCATAATTTAGCGGAGCTGGCGAAAATGCCTAGTCCAAAGGTTGTGTTGGCTAGTACCCCGGACATGGAATGCGGGTTTACGCGTGAGCTTTTTGTGCAATGGGCGGCAAATCCACTGAATAGCATTATTATAACATCTAG GTCTTCGCATGGCACATTAGCAATGGATTTGATTGAGAATGCTTCGCCCGGACGTAAGGTGGAACTGGACGTTCGCCGTCGTATCGAATTGGAAGGTGCTGAATTGGAAGAATATCTGCGCACACAAGGCGAAAAGCTCAACCGATTGATTGTTAAACAGGATGTAGAAGAGGAAAGCAGCTCTGATTCCGATGATGACATAGAAATGAGTGTAATCACCGGTAAGCATGACATCGTTGTGCGGCCAGAAGGACGGCATCATAGTGGCTTTTTTAAATCGACCAAGAAACACTATGCTATGTTCCCATTCcacgaagaaaaaataaagtgtGATGAGTATggcgaaattattaatttagatGACTATCGGATTTCGGATCTCGGATTTGAAGCGACAGTGGATGagcataataaagaaaatatcaagAAAGAGGAACCGAAAGAGAACAAACCAAGCACTAATG ATGTTCAATTATTGGAGAAGCCGACAAAATGTACCAGCCAACGGAAAACAATTGAaataaatgcccaaattcaACGTATCGACTTTGAGGGTCGTTCGGATGGTGAATCGATGCTGAAAATTCTTTCTCAATTGCGCCCCAGACGTGTTATAGTAGTTCATGGTACGGAGGATGCAACTAGCGTAGTAGCGAAGCATTGTCAGCAAAACATAGGCGCACGTGTTTTTACGCCGCAAAAGGGTGAA ACGATTGATGCCACCACCGAATCGCATATCTATCAGGTGCGTTTAACCGAGGGGCTGGTTGCTCAACTTCAATTCCAGAAAGGCAAAGATGCTGAAGTGGCTTGGGTGGATGCACGTATTGGCGTCCGTTCACAGGCTATTGACATGAGTACAACACAGAACGACAGCGACAACATGGACGTCGAAGTATCAGACGATAAGACGCTCACTCTCGAAACGCTCCAAACTGATGAAATACCTGTGCACAATGCAGTTTTAATCAACGAACTTAAGCTGTCGGACTTTAAGCAAGTTCTCATGCGCAATAATATCAGCTCGGAGTTTTCAGGTGGTGTGCTGTGGTGTGCCAACGGCACACTGGCACTACGGCGAATGGATACGGGTAAAGTGACTATGGAGGGCTGTATCTCAGAAGAATACTATAAAATTAGGGAATTACTTTATGATCAATATGCCATCGTTTAA